One window of the Anopheles cruzii chromosome 2, idAnoCruzAS_RS32_06, whole genome shotgun sequence genome contains the following:
- the LOC128278755 gene encoding para-nitrobenzyl esterase-like, translating to MHSIIPQLAAAVIICWSVVGAGESTKVIAEPSRCTVELNPGAIAVGIANRTFNDVPFCAYLGLRYAAPPLGELRFADPVLYREPEGLRNYTAYGSACAQFENINDQTEVEGNEDCLFINVFSPAPEGSTTKYPVLVFIHGGSFAAGSGELRGVDLLMEHEVIVVTLNYRLGVLGFLKHERYNITGNYGLKDQLVALRWLHRYVHQFGGDPQRVTLMGHSAGAGAVTHHLYNARAQPLFQGAMILGGSGLASWAMLYEHRKCVSNYLRDLGATTLTELRELEFQKFFIKDTKLRHAFAFSSMFYPCFIPTLDTDQSESAYFDRSVHQQVLVGSPPAIPLLVSETANEFELLLKHVTDFWMSDNYPNNRHPTIKRRMWEVLEHLSNWAVHHGLEESKKRFYQKMANMANLRYPIRRLLNTLTSDPLYYMRFEFDGKFGENKRKTYAWYIEPNKYGAIHGDELSYIFTPYNLQEALTNRSEYREELAVHFKTVELVTNFVKYGNPTPKRSKLSNVVWPAYNKEHNQTQYLNVDSEFTLRTVEDRRDMYYIVWSVFYNCLYYFDCQPVDGLEHLLEECGVSKTPPSYDLDSDDQDENFKNNND from the exons ATGCATTCCATAATCCCGCAGTTGGCCGCTGCTGTCATCATCTGCTGGTCGGTAGTAGGCGCGGGCGAATCGACAAAAGTGATTGCAGAACCCTCTCGTTGCACGGTCGAGCTCAACCCCGGAGCAATCGCAGTAGGTATCGCCAACAGAACGTTCAACGATGTGCCGTTCTGTGCGTACCTTGGACTACGCTACGCTGCACCCCCCCTTGGAGAGCTACGCTTTGCG GATCCAGTGCTGTACCGCGAACCGGAAGGCCTGCGTAACTACACCGCGTACGGGAGCGCCTGTGCGCAGTTTGAAAACATCAACGACCAGACGGAAGTTGAGGGCAATGAGGACTgtttgttcatcaatgttttcAGCCCCGCACCGGAGGGGTCCACCACCAAGTATCCGGTGTTGGTGTTCATCCACGGTGGAAGCTTTGCGGCTGGTTCCGGCGAACTGCGCGGTGTGGACCTGCTCATGGAACAT GAAGTGATCGTAGTGACTCTGAACTATCGTCTCGGGGTGCTTGGGTTCCTCAAGCACGAACGGTACAACATAACGGGAAACTACGGACTGAAAGATCAGCTGGTGGCCTTGCGGTGGTTACACCGCTACGTCCACCAGTTTGGTGGAGATCCGCAACGGGTGACGCTCATGGGACACAGTGCGGGGGCCGGTGCCGTAACACACCATCTGTATAATGCCCGCGCGCAGCCTCTCTTCCAAGGCGCCATGATACTGGGAGGCTCAGGGCTGGCCTCGTGGGCAATGCTGTACGAACATCGGAAGTGCGTCAGTAACTACTTGCGCGATCTGGGCGCAACAACTCTGACCGAGCTGCGGGAACTAGAGTTCCAGAAGTTCTTCATTAAAGACACCAAGCTTCGACACGCGTTTGCGTTTAGCAGCATGTTCTATCCCTGCTTCATTCCAACGCTGGACACGGACCAGTCGGAGTCAGCCTACTTCGACCGCTCTGTTCATCAGCAGGTGCTGGTCGGTTCGCCTCCTGCGATACCGCTGCTGGTGAGTGAAACAGCTAACGAGtttgagctgctgctgaagcacGTCACGGACTTCTGGATGAGCGACAACTATCCCAACAATCGACATCCGACCATCAAGCGGCGGATGTGGGAGGTACTCGAGCACCTCAGCAACTGGGCCGTCCACCACGGGCTCGAAGAGTCCAAGAAGCGTTTCTATCAAAAGATGGCCAACATGGCGAACCTGCGGTACCCTATTAGGCGGCTCTTGAACACACTGACCAGCGATCCGCTGTACTACATGCGGTTCGAGTTCGATGGCAAGTTTGGCGAGAACAAGCGGAAAACGTACGCCTGGTACATCGAACCAAACAAATATGGAGCCATCCACGGGGATGAGCTGAGCTATATCTTCACGCCGTACAACTTGCAAGAGGCACTGACGAATCGATCCGAATACCGTGAGGAACTGGCCGTTCACTTCAAGACCGTCGAGTTGGTGACTAATTTCGTAAAATATGG AAATCCCACACCCAAACGCAGTAAACTGTCGAACGTTGTCTGGCCAGCGTACAACAAAGAGCACAACCAGACACAGTACCTGAATGTGGACAGCGAATTCACGTTGCGTACCGTCGAAGACCGACGCGATATGTATTACATTGTGTGGAGCGTTTTCTACAACTGTCTGTACTACTTCGACTGCCAACCCGTCGACGGACTGGAGCATCTGTTGGAGGAGTGCGGTGTATCGAAGACACCCCCCAGTTATGACCTAGACAGTGACGATCAGGATGagaatttcaaaaataataatgactAA